Genomic window (Thermincola ferriacetica):
CCGACCGTCCGGGATCGCAGGGGGGCGTCAGGAAACGTGGCTTACTCAGAGAAGTGCGCGCGCCTGACTTCTATCCCGACAAAAACTGAGAAAAAATCAAACAAAAAAATTACTAAGAAACTAATCAAAATTTCATTGTTAGATAAGCTATATACTTTGCTTTTACCATTAATTCTCCGTGTCCTCTGTGGATTCTGCGGTTTAAATAATTACGTCCTCTGGATTGATGCGTCCGTACCGGAAACAGCGATTTCAAGCCCTCACTGTCGTTAACACTGTCTATCTGCCCTCCGCCAGGTCGCAACTCGTTGTTTTACCGGACAGCGGCCTCTTTCTCACCCTCACCCAGGGCAGGGTAGGCAGGGTTTTCCGCCTACCGTTTGGGAGCGACTGCGCCCGCAAAACCGCTGCCGGACAGGCAGAGGAGTTCCCGCATGTTTGAAGATGGCGAAGGCCGCCGGGAAGTCCGGCACTCAACTTATGTAGGGCGCCCCAGGATGTTGATAAGGGAGGTTAAATGTTTTCCGGAGCGGGGCTTAAATCGTCCATCGGTCCGCGAGCCGCGTGAGCGGGAGCGGTTATCCGATGGAGATTTCGCCCGGAGCGGAGGAATCATTTAACCTCCCCTTTTCCTATCTGCGGCACCCAACATATGCTGGGTGACCGGACGGGAGGTGGCCTGACTTATAAGAAATGCAACATGAGCCATCGAGTTCGGGAACGCTGCCTGAACGGCAAGGGTTTGCAGCACCAAGCTCCCAGGTAGCGGAGACACCCTCCTACCCTGCCGCCATTCCCCAGCACAAAGCTCCGGGGTAGCCGGGTCACCCCTCCCACCGTTCCGTTGTTGTACCGTTGCCTCCAGGAAAGCTATGGAGTGATTTTTGTTATTCGTTGTTAAGTTTAATGAGAGAAATTCCGATGTAATATATGAAAACAGGTACCAAGTGGGGGCGGTAAATGATGCGGAGGGTTGCAGTCCTTCTGTTTATCAGCTCAATACTGTTCCTTTCGGGTTGCTCAAATAATAAACCTCCGGAGAATTCTTTCGTTACTAACCTTCCCCGGGAAGAAACCGGTAGCCGGAATAAGCCGGCAGTTTCCGATGATGCTTATGCCAATGGTTTACGGGCTATGGTACACAAAGATTATTACAAAGCTATTGAGTTTTTTGAAAAAGTAGTGCCGGAGGATAAAAACTTTCAGGATGCCTGTAATCAATTAAAAGTGGCCAAAAAAGCGTTGGCCAAAGATTTGATAGATAAAGCGAGGGCCAATTTTGTTTCGGGCAACATAAAAGCGGCATTGGCGAATATAGAAGAAGCCTTCTCCCTTGATGGCAATATGCACGAAGCAAAAGAACTACGGCAGCAGATTAAGGCCGCTTACGAAGCTTCACTTAGGGCAGAGATGAAAAAGAAAATGGCAGTTTATGAGGGAGAGGGAGACGTGGTGATGGCTGTTAAAGATGTCCGTTTGCAACAGGCGTCGGATAATTACGTTTTTGTCCATGTTTTGATCAGTGTAAAAAATAAGGGTAACAAATTGGTACGGCTGATTCCTAACAACTTTACCCTATCGGCTCCTGACGGAGAATCAGCCGGTATCCATTATGATACTTATGATTTGCCTGATTACTTTGGACCTGTAGACCTGCAGAGAGGGGAAAGCGCCAGCGGCCGACTGATATTCCTCATCAGCAAGTCGCCTGTTTATACCCTGGAATATAACGGATTTGAAGATATGGCCGCCAAAAAAGTAGTACCGTAAAGGGCTCTCTAAATATGAGCCGGTTGAAGAAGAAAGGCTGTCGGAAAGGGAGGTTAAAACAAAAAAGGCATTAAGTCGGTAGTTGCAGCCAAGGGTTTGTAACTGGCGCGCAACTGTGTTACAATTATTTAATGGCCGAATTGGAAATAAATCCGGCTAACGCCGCAAGCGCTTTTGAATTAGGAACGCTGTATTTTGAAAAGAAAAAGTATACCAGGGCTTTAGCATTTCTGGACAAAATGTTTATGATTATTGTAAGCGCATGTTTGGCCGGCATTAAATGCAAGTATAGCGGAGGACATAATCTGGTAGAAAGCATTTATAAGCTGGTTCAGGATGGTCGAGCGGTTCCGGTGTGCCCTGAAGAATTGGGCGGGCTTCCTACTCCGCGCAATCCTGCGGAAATAATAGGAGGTACCGGGGCCGATGTTTTAAGCGAAAAAGCAAGAGTCGTGGACTGCGCCGGACAGGACGTCACGGAAGAGTTTATTATTGGGGCCCGTAAGTACTACTAATAAAACCCAAAAGAGCTTAGAAAAGGAGGGACAACAATGCGCAGGAAACTTAAATTATGGGCATACCTGGGTATAGTGTTGTTGTGCCTTAGCGGCTTAATAGGCTGTAGTACGAATAACAAGGCTTCCAGCGATGAAGCGCTGAAAGTACTGGAAAAGCATTTGCGTGCCATTGGCGAACATAATTTTAAAGCTTATCAGGAGACCCTCTCATCCAGACTGCAGAAAAGAGGGGAACCTGACTGGGGAAACATAGCTTCTGTGAAATTGCTTTCTGCTGATGAAAGTAAAGCAACAATGCAAAAAGAAGATTACCTGCAGCGGGTAGGCAGGTGGACTGACCCCAAAGACGTGAAAATATATTATGTTGTACAGGAAATAGAAAAATACCGGGAACACTTGGGGGCCGGGCAGACAGCGCAACCCAAATGGAATTATGTTTTAATCAGGGAAACCGATGACGGGCCGTGGGTAATCGACTACTGGGGAGAGTAGGGGACTGCTTCTTTTTAGACAGTCTTCCGTTTCCTACTGTGCCTTCATCATATTGACTTGCTTATTGTACTTGGCCCGTTCATTTTTATCCAATACCTTTTTGCGCATCCTGATGTGGTTTGGCGTTATTTCCACCAGTTCATCCTCATTAATAAATTCTATGGCTTCTTCTAGGGATAAAATCCGTGGTTCTTTCAACTTTACCGTTTCTTCGGCGGTACTGGCCCGCATGTTGGTCAGGTGCTTTTTCTTGCAGACGTTGACCTCCAGGTCTTTGTCCCGGTTATTCATTCCCACAATCATGCCTTCGTAAACCTTCATGCCCGGTTGGATAAAAAGTAATCCCCGTTCTTCGGCTTGCAGCATGCCATAAGTTGTTGCCTCGCCTGTTTCCCAGGCTATCAGCGCGCCGTTATAACGGTGCTGGATGTCGCCTTTATAGGGTTCATACCCGTTAAAGGTGTGGTTCATGATACCACGACCCCTGGTTTCTGTAAGGAAGTCGCCGCGGAAACCTATCAAACCACGGGCCGGAATATTAAATTCAATCCTCACCTGGCCGTTGCCGGTAGAAACCATGTTCAGCATTTCTGCTTTTCGGCGGCCCAGGTTTTCCATGACCGGCCCCATACAATCTTCGGGAATATCTATGACCAGGTGTTCCATCGGTTCCATTAGCTTACCGTCGATGGTTTTGTATATAACTTCCGGTTTGGAAACCTGCATTTCGTAACCTTCCCGCCGCATATTTTCGATCAGGATGGACAGGTGCAGTTCACCCCGACCCGATACTTGAAAAGCATCGGGGCTGTCCGTATCCTCAACCCGCAAACTGACGTTGGAGTCCAGTTCGCGGTATAACCTTTCCCTGAGTTTGCGGGAGGTGATAAATTCACCGTCCTGTCCCGCGAAGGGACTGTTGTTAACCATAAAGGTCATGGTCAGCGTAGGTTCGTCAACAGTAATCACGGGTAGTTGTTCGGGATGGTTGGCGTCAGCCAGGGTTTCACCGATATTTACTTCTGTAAGACCCGCTACGGCAATAATATCTCCGGCTTCTGCTCTGGTAACTTCTATCCTTTTCAAACCACTGTAAATAAAAAGCTTGGCCACTTTACCTTTTTCTACGGTGCCGTCATGCTTTATAACCGCAATGTTCTCACCCTGGGAAACGATACCGCGTTTAATTCTGCCCACGGCATATTTGCCCAGGTAATTGTCATATTCAAGGTTTGCCACCAACATTTGAAAGGGGCCATCTTGAATACAGGCCGGTGGTTGAATATGGTTGATGATAGCCTCAAAGAGCGGTTCCATATTTGTATTGGTGTCTTCTATTTCTTTGCGTGCCCACCCTTCGCGGGCGGAAGCATAGATAATAGGAAAATCTAACTGTTCGTCGCTGGCGCCGAGTTCCAGAAAAAGATCGAAGACCTCATCTATGACTTCATGGGGCCGGGCGTCTGCTCGGTCCGCCTTGTTTACCACCACGATTGGATGCAGGTTGGCTTCCAGGGCTTTACGCAGAACAAACTTTGTCTGGGGCATGGGGCCTTCGAAGGCATCTACCACTAGCAGCACGCCGTCAACCATACTAAGGGCCCGTTCCACTTCGCCGCCAAAATCGGCATGGCCAGGGGTGTCGACAATGTTAATCTTGATGTTTTTGTAACTGACGGCAGTATTCTTGGCCAATATGGTAATGCCCCGTTCCCGTTCCAGGTCATTCGAATCCATAACCCTTTCCTGGATAACTTCATTATCACGGAAAATACCGCTTTGCCGGAGCAGGCAGTCTACCAGGGTAGTTTTGCCGTGATCAACGTGCGCTATAATAGCTACATTTCTTATATTTTGATTGTAACTTACCTTCATTTTTATATATCCTCCTTGTAATATCCGGTAGTCTTACAGAAATTGGAGCTGCGTTATATTTCGAGGTTTCACGCCCTTCTGCACAGCCTCGGTCATATCGCCCATGGTCATTTTATGGAGTCTACACACAACATTAATAGTATAGCAGGAGAGAAGCAAAGTAACAAGAATTAAATGAAGAATTTATGCCTTGCCGAATACTGTAATATAAGTTACAATTATTAATTAGAGTCCCGGGCTGAAAAGTATGAATTAAGGTCATAGAAAAAGGTGGTTAGGATATGATGCGTTCATTAAAACAGCAGTTGTTGTTTTTGGTAATAGGACCATTAATCTTGCTTTCGATAATCGGGACTGTAATAACTGTAGCATATATGAAGGATAGAGCCATTCTGGCCACGGATACAAAAGCAAGATGCGACCTGGCCACAGCAGAAGAGATTTTGAATTTGATGTACCCGGGGTATTGGGAAGAGAGAAACGGAATTCTTTACAAAGGAGATACGAAAATAACCAATAATTTTGCGGTAGTGGACAGAATAGCTGAGTTAACCGGCGATACAGTGACCATATTTCTCGGCGATATACGGACCACGACCACCGTGCGGGAAAAGAATGGCCAGAGGGCTATAGGGACAAGGGTATCAAGTATTGTCAGTACAAAGGTTTTAAAAAACGGAGAACTTTACCTGGGTGAAGCCAATGTGGTCGGACAGATGTACCGCACTGCCTACAAACCCATCCGGGACGCTAATGGCAAAATCATAGGTATGCTTTATGTGGGAATTTCCAAGAAACTTTCTGATGAATTGCTGCATAAATCTCTGTTCACAATTGTGGGAATAACGGTAATTTTAACTGTGCTGGTTGCTTTGATTGCCTGGTATTTTACTCAGCGTGTTATAATAGGGCCTTTGCAGGAAATTACCAAAAGTACCAAAGAATTGGCTACCGGCCAGTTAAACCAAAAGGTAGAAATAGCAAGTAAAAATGAAATTGGGGAACTGGCAGCAGCATTTAACCAGATGGTTGAAGGTATGCAGAGTTTTGCCATGCATATTGCCAGGGTTGCCGGTACAGAGGTGAACACTGTCACCTTTCCTGTGCACCAATCATCGTCCGAGCCGAACTTGGTTCAGGTAAAACCCGTTGTTGAAATCAATTTGCCTGCAAGTGCAAAAAACGACCCAATTGGTTTGGATACCGGGTACCCATTACCGGTTGAACTGCCGAAAGGATTAAATGAAGCAACCTTGAAACAGATTTTGGCCTTTATTGAATCGGAAAACCGTCCCATGTCGGCCGAGGAAATCGGTGAAGGTGTGAACCTGACAAGGGTTACTGCCCGCCGGTATCTGGAATTTTTAGAACAAATCGGCAAGGTAGAAGTGGAACAGAAATACGGTACCGTGGGAAGGCCGGTAAAACTTTACAAATCAAAATAGCTTGTTGGTTAAAAAAAAGAGGACATATTATTCTTCCGCTCACGGACGAAATTTCCTCCGGCAGCCGCTCCCACTGCCTGGGTCGCGGGGCCGGAGGACGATTTAAGTCCCCGCTCCAGAATAATATGCCCTCCTGACACCGGAAAAAAGTGGGAAGATTTAAGCCCCGCTCCGGAAAACATTTAACTTCCCCTTTTCCTGCTTTGTCTACAATCTGAGAGGTCTGCGGACCTCTTTTCAGTTTGAAGACAAAGTTAAATTAGCACGATTGAAGGGAGCTTAAGCCAATCCATTAACGGAGTTTTTACACCGTCTCCGCCCATAACCTCGGAGCAACGGTTGTTTTACCTCCACAGCGGCAGTTTCTTTTTCGTAGCAGCGGCCCTCTGAATTTTGGTCATTTTGAACATTAAGTAAACAAAAAGGGTTTCTTTACTTTAGTTATTTACGTAAAATTGACCCTATGCATGGAACATAAGAAAATGTAAACGAGGCAATTTGCAGAAAGAGGGGAATTGTCGCAAAATTATGACAAAATTTATTAAAACAGGAAGGAGAGGAAAAAGTGGAAATTAGTAGAAGAGATTTTTTCAAAATCAGTGGAGCTTTTGCGGCAGTGTGCGCCCTCGGGTTCGACGTTTCTCCTGTCCATGCCCAGGTTCAGGAACTGAGAATCCGTTCGGCTAAAGCCACACCGACCATCTGTCCTTTTTGTAGCGTCGGATGCGGTTTGCTGGTTCATACCGATGCAGAAAAGGGACATGTGCTGTACACTGAAGGGGACCCTGACCATCCGGTGAATGAAGGGACTGCCTGCAGTAAAGGAGCTTCAGTATTCCAGTTAAATTCCATTGCGGTAGGCAAAATAAACCCCAACCGTTTGACTAAGCCCTTGTACCGGGCGCCATATAGCGATTCTTTTCAGGAAGTGGAATGGGATTGGGCCATTGAACAAATTGTCGGGAGAATCAAGGAAACCCGCGATAAGACTTTCGTTGCCCAAAAAGACGGAATTAACGTAATGAGGACCGAGGCTATCGCCAATCTTGGCGGGGCCGGCCTGGATAATGAAGAGTGCTATTTATTGCAAAAACTGGCCCGTGCTTTGGGCATAGTCTATCTCGAACACCAGGCCCGTATCTGACACAGTTCTACGGTTGCCGGTCTGGCACCATCATTTGGCCGTGGAGCTATGACAAATCACTGGATTGACCTGAGAAATACCGATTGTGCACTTATTCTGGGCAGTAATGCTGCGGAAAACCATCCGGTATCTTTCAAGTGGCTGACTCATGCCCGGGAAAACAGGGGCGCCAAAATTATTCACGTAGACCCCCGTTTTACCCGAACATCCGCCAAGGCTGACATTTATGCTCCTTTGCGCAGCGGTACGGATATTGCTTTCGTGGGCGGCATGATTAATTATATTTTGGAAAATGATCTATACTTCAAAGATTATGTGGTCAATTATACCAATGCCGCTTATATAGTAGACGACGGTTTCGATTTTAAAGACGGTTTATTTTCGGGCTATGACGCCGAAAAGAAAAAATACAACCAGGACACCTGGGTATATAAAACGGGTCCTGACGGAAAGCCTTTAAAAGATATGACACTGCAGCACCCGCGCTGTGTTTTCCAGTTACTGAAAAAGCACTATGCCAGGTACGATGTCGATACCGTAGTGAAAGTTACGGGTACACCAAAGGACAAATACCTGGAGATTTGCAAGACTTATGCCGCAACCGGCAGGCCCGATAAGGCCGGGACTATTATGTACGCCATGGGGACAACCCAGCATACTGTCGGTTCGCAGAATGTCCGCATTTACGCCATTTTGCAGTTATTGCTGGGCAACATTGGCATTCCGGGTGGCGGTGTGCAGGCCCTGCGGGGCGAATCCAACGTGCAGGGTTCTACGGACTATGGCTTGCTATTCCATATCCTGCCCGGATATATCGCAACTCCGAGCGCAAGCCCAGAGCATGCGACACTGAAGGCGTTCCTGGAAAAAGAAACACCTAAGGCCGGTTTTAAGGTTAATACACCTAAATGGGTTGTTAGTTACCTGAAAGCCATGTGGGGTCCGGCGGCTACCCCGGCCAATGAGTTTGCTTATCATTACCTGCCCAAGAGGGACCCTGACAAGAACTATTCCCATATAGCTCTTTTTGAAGCTATGTACAGGGGCGAGATAAAGGGAGCCATGCTGTGGGGGCAGAACCCAGTGGTAGGCGGGCCGAACAGTTCCAGAGAAAAAGAGGCTTTAAAGAGACTTGACTGGATGGTGGCCGTTGATTTATTCCCGACGGAAACCATGCATTTCTGGACCCGTGAAGCAGGAGAGGACCCTGCCGCTATTAAAACGGAAGTATTTGTTCTGCCTGCCTGCTCTTCTTACGAAAAAGAGGGCAGCATCGCCAGTTCCGGGCGCTGGATTCAGTGGCGCTGGAAGGCTACCGCGCCTGTTGGGGAAGCCAAGGCAGACCTGGAGATCATGCACCTGCTGGCAACCAAACTGAAAGAGGCATACGCCGGCAGCGCCAGGCCAGAGGACGCTCCCATTCGGGACTTATTCTGGGATTATGGCCATGGCGAGGAGATTGACATTGACAAAGTAGTGCGCGAAATCAACGGCTATGATGTCAAAACAAAGAAACAGGTTAACAATTTCCTTGATCTCAAGGATGATGGCACTACCTGCTGTGGTAACTGGATTATGAGCGGAGTCTATCCCGAAGAAGGCAACCTGGCCAAGCGCCGAAACACGGTGGATAAGACAGGTATTGGACAATTCCTGGAATGGGCCTGGGCCTGGCCGTTAAACCGCCGCATCCTGTACAACCGCGCTTCTGCCGATTTAACAGGTAAGCCCTGGTCCGCGGATAAAGCTGTTATTTGGTGGGATCCGACGGCTATTGATCCGAAAACAGGTAAACCGGGTAAATGGGTAGGTAAGGACGTTCCGGACTTTAAAGCAACCTGTCCGCCTACGGGCAGTGATTTCCCCTTTGTAGGCAACCAGCCCTTTATCATGCTTGATGACGGTGTCGCTGGATTATTTGCCAAGAAAGGAATGAAAGAAGGGCCTTTCCCCGAGCATTACGAACCATGGGAAAGCCCAGTCAGAAACATTATTAACCCTGTTCAGGTAAACCCTGTGGTGAAGGTCTGGAATCCCGACGAGCAGTCTGTTCCCGGCAGATTCCCGTACGTGGCGACCACTTACCGTGTATCGGAACATTGGCAAACGGGAGCCATGACAAGAAACCAGCCGTGGCAATGCGAGCTGGTGCCCGAAATGTTTGTGGAAATGAGTAAGGCGCTGGCTAACCAGTTAGGGATTGCCAATGGCGAATGGGTTATCGTAGAAAACATGAGAGGCCGAATTAAGGCAAAAGCCATGGTAACCGAAAGGTTCCAGCCGATTGAAATTAACGGTAAGAAAGTTCACCAGGTGGGCTTGCCCTGGCACTTCGGCTTTAAAGGATTTGCCAAGGGAGCAAT
Coding sequences:
- the fdnG gene encoding formate dehydrogenase-N subunit alpha; translated protein: MEISRRDFFKISGAFAAVCALGFDVSPVHAQVQELRIRSAKATPTICPFCSVGCGLLVHTDAEKGHVLYTEGDPDHPVNEGTACSKGASVFQLNSIAVGKINPNRLTKPLYRAPYSDSFQEVEWDWAIEQIVGRIKETRDKTFVAQKDGINVMRTEAIANLGGAGLDNEECYLLQKLARALGIVYLEHQARIUHSSTVAGLAPSFGRGAMTNHWIDLRNTDCALILGSNAAENHPVSFKWLTHARENRGAKIIHVDPRFTRTSAKADIYAPLRSGTDIAFVGGMINYILENDLYFKDYVVNYTNAAYIVDDGFDFKDGLFSGYDAEKKKYNQDTWVYKTGPDGKPLKDMTLQHPRCVFQLLKKHYARYDVDTVVKVTGTPKDKYLEICKTYAATGRPDKAGTIMYAMGTTQHTVGSQNVRIYAILQLLLGNIGIPGGGVQALRGESNVQGSTDYGLLFHILPGYIATPSASPEHATLKAFLEKETPKAGFKVNTPKWVVSYLKAMWGPAATPANEFAYHYLPKRDPDKNYSHIALFEAMYRGEIKGAMLWGQNPVVGGPNSSREKEALKRLDWMVAVDLFPTETMHFWTREAGEDPAAIKTEVFVLPACSSYEKEGSIASSGRWIQWRWKATAPVGEAKADLEIMHLLATKLKEAYAGSARPEDAPIRDLFWDYGHGEEIDIDKVVREINGYDVKTKKQVNNFLDLKDDGTTCCGNWIMSGVYPEEGNLAKRRNTVDKTGIGQFLEWAWAWPLNRRILYNRASADLTGKPWSADKAVIWWDPTAIDPKTGKPGKWVGKDVPDFKATCPPTGSDFPFVGNQPFIMLDDGVAGLFAKKGMKEGPFPEHYEPWESPVRNIINPVQVNPVVKVWNPDEQSVPGRFPYVATTYRVSEHWQTGAMTRNQPWQCELVPEMFVEMSKALANQLGIANGEWVIVENMRGRIKAKAMVTERFQPIEINGKKVHQVGLPWHFGFKGFAKGAIANELTPHIGDGNTMIPEYKAFLVNIRRAK
- a CDS encoding DUF523 domain-containing protein, with the translated sequence MAELEINPANAASAFELGTLYFEKKKYTRALAFLDKMFMIIVSACLAGIKCKYSGGHNLVESIYKLVQDGRAVPVCPEELGGLPTPRNPAEIIGGTGADVLSEKARVVDCAGQDVTEEFIIGARKYY
- a CDS encoding cache domain-containing protein; the encoded protein is MMRSLKQQLLFLVIGPLILLSIIGTVITVAYMKDRAILATDTKARCDLATAEEILNLMYPGYWEERNGILYKGDTKITNNFAVVDRIAELTGDTVTIFLGDIRTTTTVREKNGQRAIGTRVSSIVSTKVLKNGELYLGEANVVGQMYRTAYKPIRDANGKIIGMLYVGISKKLSDELLHKSLFTIVGITVILTVLVALIAWYFTQRVIIGPLQEITKSTKELATGQLNQKVEIASKNEIGELAAAFNQMVEGMQSFAMHIARVAGTEVNTVTFPVHQSSSEPNLVQVKPVVEINLPASAKNDPIGLDTGYPLPVELPKGLNEATLKQILAFIESENRPMSAEEIGEGVNLTRVTARRYLEFLEQIGKVEVEQKYGTVGRPVKLYKSK
- a CDS encoding DUF4352 domain-containing protein; translated protein: MMRRVAVLLFISSILFLSGCSNNKPPENSFVTNLPREETGSRNKPAVSDDAYANGLRAMVHKDYYKAIEFFEKVVPEDKNFQDACNQLKVAKKALAKDLIDKARANFVSGNIKAALANIEEAFSLDGNMHEAKELRQQIKAAYEASLRAEMKKKMAVYEGEGDVVMAVKDVRLQQASDNYVFVHVLISVKNKGNKLVRLIPNNFTLSAPDGESAGIHYDTYDLPDYFGPVDLQRGESASGRLIFLISKSPVYTLEYNGFEDMAAKKVVP
- a CDS encoding DUF4829 domain-containing protein codes for the protein MRRKLKLWAYLGIVLLCLSGLIGCSTNNKASSDEALKVLEKHLRAIGEHNFKAYQETLSSRLQKRGEPDWGNIASVKLLSADESKATMQKEDYLQRVGRWTDPKDVKIYYVVQEIEKYREHLGAGQTAQPKWNYVLIRETDDGPWVIDYWGE
- the typA gene encoding translational GTPase TypA, which codes for MKVSYNQNIRNVAIIAHVDHGKTTLVDCLLRQSGIFRDNEVIQERVMDSNDLERERGITILAKNTAVSYKNIKINIVDTPGHADFGGEVERALSMVDGVLLVVDAFEGPMPQTKFVLRKALEANLHPIVVVNKADRADARPHEVIDEVFDLFLELGASDEQLDFPIIYASAREGWARKEIEDTNTNMEPLFEAIINHIQPPACIQDGPFQMLVANLEYDNYLGKYAVGRIKRGIVSQGENIAVIKHDGTVEKGKVAKLFIYSGLKRIEVTRAEAGDIIAVAGLTEVNIGETLADANHPEQLPVITVDEPTLTMTFMVNNSPFAGQDGEFITSRKLRERLYRELDSNVSLRVEDTDSPDAFQVSGRGELHLSILIENMRREGYEMQVSKPEVIYKTIDGKLMEPMEHLVIDIPEDCMGPVMENLGRRKAEMLNMVSTGNGQVRIEFNIPARGLIGFRGDFLTETRGRGIMNHTFNGYEPYKGDIQHRYNGALIAWETGEATTYGMLQAEERGLLFIQPGMKVYEGMIVGMNNRDKDLEVNVCKKKHLTNMRASTAEETVKLKEPRILSLEEAIEFINEDELVEITPNHIRMRKKVLDKNERAKYNKQVNMMKAQ